The nucleotide window GGTGATAAGGCTGCATGGGTTGTATATGGAAATAGAAAAGTAATTTTTATAACGAATTATCTTATTCCTACAGCTCTAAGGATAATTCAGACTTCTTATGGTGACGATGCTTTAAATACTAGTATTGAGTTATGGAAAGACACCTCAGTGGGTGCTCTAAGGGATATGTATGATAATAGTGATTATATACGAACAATTGAATTAAAAACCGGTAGTTTATTTAAGCTCTCTACGGTACTATCAGCCTACGCTTCTAAACACTATAATACGAAACAACAGATGCTGGATGTAGGCAAGTATTTAGGGATAATCTATCAAGTAATAGACGATTTTGTTGACTATAAAACTAAGAAAGTAGAGGAGATAGATGGTAGTGCAAAGCAATTGTTTAAATATTATCGAGAAGGAAAGTTAGAAGAATATGTTAGGTCAGTATATTTAGAATATAAGCAAAAATATGATGAGTTAATAAGTAATATTCCCTTCCAATCTAAATATCTTAGTGAGATAAGGTCACTCCCAGAGTTCTTAGCTAACGGGCTTCTAAAGGAGGCTAACATAGATAAGATTTA belongs to Saccharolobus solfataricus and includes:
- the gdS-2 gene encoding hexaprenyl pyrophosphate synthase, which encodes MSIIEFWLEAKATIDRLIEQFLNSNRDWDLVDISSYILKDGKRFRGTLNMFFTVALGGDIKDSYGGALAIEILHSASLALDDIVDLDATRRGDKAAWVVYGNRKVIFITNYLIPTALRIIQTSYGDDALNTSIELWKDTSVGALRDMYDNSDYIRTIELKTGSLFKLSTVLSAYASKHYNTKQQMLDVGKYLGIIYQVIDDFVDYKTKKVEEIDGSAKQLFKYYREGKLEEYVRSVYLEYKQKYDELISNIPFQSKYLSEIRSLPEFLANGLLKEANIDKI